From the genome of Rathayibacter sp. VKM Ac-2759, one region includes:
- a CDS encoding aminotransferase class IV, giving the protein MDDDRVLRWDGSGLAPAPDDSSPLEAADSWLVVDGRVRGLDLHRERFLAAAGSTDASAFLDAAIAALPRTGDHFPRVELTEGALQLRLRPAPPRGRTVTLWTSPVDPRRAPERKGPDIGRLALLRTRAAAAGADEAVILGPDGAIVDGASSAVIWWLGDALVMPPADSPRVWSVTARTLSVLAGALGVDVIEAPAEPDALDGREVWTANALHGLRLATSWVDGPALAAEPGRLDAWRRRLDALRRPLP; this is encoded by the coding sequence GTGGACGACGACCGGGTGCTGAGGTGGGACGGGAGCGGTCTCGCTCCCGCTCCGGACGACTCCTCCCCTCTCGAGGCGGCCGACTCCTGGCTCGTGGTCGACGGCCGCGTGCGCGGGCTCGACCTGCACCGCGAGCGGTTCCTCGCGGCCGCCGGATCGACCGACGCCTCCGCTTTCCTCGACGCGGCGATCGCCGCGCTCCCCCGCACCGGCGACCACTTCCCCCGCGTCGAGCTCACCGAGGGGGCCCTGCAGTTGCGCCTCCGCCCGGCTCCCCCGCGCGGCCGCACGGTGACCCTCTGGACCAGCCCCGTGGATCCGCGGCGCGCACCCGAGCGGAAGGGACCCGACATCGGCCGCCTGGCCCTGCTGCGCACGCGGGCCGCCGCGGCCGGAGCCGACGAGGCGGTGATCCTCGGACCGGACGGGGCGATCGTGGACGGAGCGTCGAGCGCGGTGATCTGGTGGCTCGGCGACGCGCTCGTGATGCCGCCGGCCGACTCCCCCCGCGTCTGGAGCGTGACCGCGCGCACCCTGTCGGTGCTGGCCGGCGCCCTGGGAGTCGACGTCATCGAGGCTCCGGCCGAGCCCGACGCGCTCGACGGCCGCGAGGTCTGGACCGCGAACGCGCTGCACGGCCTCCGCCTCGCCACCTCGTGGGTGGACGGACCGGCGCTCGCCGCGGAGCCCGGCCGCCTCGACGCCTGGCGCCGGCGCCTCGACGCGCTGCGGCGGCCGCTGCCCTGA
- a CDS encoding anthranilate synthase component I family protein — protein MIGAAPPRITAHRRPLPWVDPERAYLALFRDAPASFWLDSGIDATAGRSYLGACALDDVVIGDEWPEPDGVGDRALGHYGWITYEAGASFVSLPPAPAGADGPPAVALLRGDPVLEFDHSAHSLALVFTEQRRDEAERLAAALAVLPAAVAPPREPEPAGAVRWRHDSARYLALIERCQAAIRAGDAYQLCLTNEVVVEGRFDPVECYRRLRRSSPSHHGGLIRVGERALVSASPERFLTGDVDGRVATHPIKGTRPRSEDPGEDARLRDDLLGSVKERAENVMIVDLVRNDLARIAEPSSVRVDRLLEVESYPHVHQLVSEVSAQRAPGAGVAELLAAAFPAGSMTGAPKRRAVQLLREFEGGPRGVYSGAFGRVGSDGSLDLAMTIRTVVLDAERARIGTGGGITALSVPAEEVEETRLKARALLAVLGVATEAAEDSSPGR, from the coding sequence GTGATCGGCGCCGCACCTCCGCGCATCACTGCGCACCGTCGCCCCCTGCCGTGGGTCGACCCCGAGCGGGCCTATCTCGCCCTGTTCCGCGACGCGCCCGCCTCCTTCTGGCTCGACTCCGGGATCGACGCGACAGCGGGCCGCTCGTACCTGGGGGCGTGCGCCCTCGACGACGTGGTGATCGGAGACGAGTGGCCCGAGCCCGACGGGGTCGGGGACCGGGCCCTCGGCCACTACGGCTGGATCACCTACGAGGCCGGCGCGTCGTTCGTCTCCCTCCCTCCCGCCCCCGCCGGCGCCGACGGCCCGCCCGCCGTCGCCCTGCTCCGCGGCGACCCCGTGCTCGAGTTCGACCACTCCGCTCACTCGCTCGCCCTCGTCTTCACCGAGCAGCGCCGCGACGAGGCGGAGCGGCTCGCCGCGGCGCTCGCCGTGCTGCCCGCGGCGGTCGCACCTCCGCGCGAGCCCGAGCCGGCCGGTGCCGTCCGCTGGCGGCACGACTCCGCCCGCTACCTCGCGCTCATCGAGCGCTGCCAGGCCGCGATCCGCGCGGGCGACGCCTACCAGCTGTGCCTCACGAACGAGGTGGTCGTCGAGGGCCGCTTCGATCCGGTCGAGTGCTACCGCAGGCTCCGCCGCTCGAGCCCGAGCCACCACGGCGGGCTGATCCGCGTCGGCGAGCGCGCCCTCGTCAGCGCATCGCCCGAGCGCTTCCTCACCGGCGACGTCGACGGGCGGGTGGCGACGCATCCGATCAAGGGGACCCGGCCCCGCTCGGAGGACCCCGGCGAGGACGCCCGGCTGCGCGACGATCTGCTCGGCAGCGTCAAGGAGCGCGCCGAGAACGTCATGATCGTCGATCTCGTCCGCAACGATCTGGCTCGGATCGCCGAGCCGTCCTCGGTACGGGTCGACCGCCTCCTCGAGGTCGAGAGCTACCCGCACGTGCACCAGCTGGTCAGCGAGGTCTCGGCGCAGCGAGCGCCCGGAGCGGGAGTCGCGGAGCTGCTGGCGGCCGCGTTCCCCGCCGGATCGATGACGGGCGCGCCGAAGCGCCGGGCCGTGCAGCTCCTCCGCGAGTTCGAGGGCGGCCCGCGCGGCGTCTACTCCGGTGCCTTCGGCCGCGTCGGCTCCGACGGCTCGCTCGACCTCGCGATGACGATCCGGACCGTGGTCCTCGACGCCGAACGGGCCCGCATCGGCACCGGCGGCGGCATCACCGCGCTGTCCGTGCCGGCCGAGGAGGTCGAGGAGACGCGGCTCAAGGCCCGCGCGCTGCTCGCCGTCCTCGGAGTCGCCACCGAGGCCGCGGAGGATTCGTCGCCCGGCCGCTAG